One Serinicoccus chungangensis genomic window carries:
- a CDS encoding MBL fold metallo-hydrolase: MFVRSIVADAFGTNCYVVAPAEGEECVVVDPGIGVERRVQDVLAEHRLRPAAVLLTHGHLDHVYAVTPVCAGTTAVRPYIHTDDRYRLQDPLSSLGPELVLAMEQQFGRRATWTEPEEVVELADAQDLEIAGLRIGVAHAPGHTEGSVLFTTAGVPDGIPGQELDRTVISGDVLFAGSIGRTDLPGGDGAAMRRSLRDVVLPLADSSLVLPGHGPATTMARERATNPYLSGLSTSG, from the coding sequence ATGTTCGTCCGCAGCATCGTCGCCGACGCCTTCGGCACCAACTGCTACGTCGTGGCCCCTGCCGAGGGGGAGGAGTGCGTCGTCGTCGACCCGGGGATCGGTGTCGAGCGACGGGTGCAGGACGTCCTCGCCGAGCACCGGCTCCGCCCGGCCGCCGTCCTGCTCACGCACGGCCACCTGGACCACGTGTATGCCGTGACCCCGGTCTGCGCGGGCACCACCGCGGTCCGCCCATACATCCACACGGACGACCGCTACCGGCTGCAGGACCCGTTGTCCTCGCTGGGCCCCGAGCTCGTCCTGGCGATGGAGCAGCAGTTCGGTCGTCGGGCCACCTGGACCGAGCCGGAGGAGGTCGTCGAGCTGGCCGACGCGCAGGACCTCGAGATCGCCGGTCTGCGGATCGGCGTGGCGCACGCGCCGGGCCACACCGAGGGCTCGGTGCTGTTCACCACCGCGGGGGTGCCCGACGGCATACCGGGCCAGGAGCTGGACCGGACCGTCATCTCCGGCGACGTCCTCTTCGCCGGGTCGATCGGTCGCACCGACCTGCCGGGCGGCGACGGCGCGGCGATGCGGCGCAGCCTGCGTGACGTGGTGCTGCCGCTGGCCGACTCCTCGCTCGTGCTGCCCGGTCACGGGCCGGCCACGACCATGGCGCGGGAGCGGGCCACCAACCCCTACCTCAGCGGTCTGTCGACCAGCGGCTGA
- a CDS encoding GTP pyrophosphokinase, whose translation MSTAAAAEPPSLALATEGGITPAQLREVGSQLQRFLLEYEFGLREVETKIEILRDEFAHMHDYNPIEHVSSRVKSPDSLRDKVLRRGLTLDLETIRREITDIAGIRVSCSFVTDAYRIFDLLTQQDDITIRRVSDYIAQPKTNGYKSLHAIVEVPVYLSTGRVDVPVEVQLRTIAMDFWASTEHKIHYKYDGNVPEGLLTELKDAATSAAELDARMQRLHRELHGGSPEARA comes from the coding sequence ATGAGCACCGCTGCCGCCGCCGAGCCGCCCTCCCTCGCCCTGGCCACGGAGGGTGGCATCACCCCCGCCCAGCTGCGGGAGGTGGGCAGCCAGCTGCAGCGCTTCCTGCTGGAGTACGAGTTCGGGCTGCGCGAGGTCGAGACCAAGATCGAGATCCTGCGCGACGAGTTCGCCCACATGCACGACTACAACCCCATCGAGCACGTCTCCAGCCGGGTCAAGTCCCCGGACAGCCTGCGCGACAAGGTGCTCCGGCGCGGCCTGACCCTGGACCTCGAGACCATCCGGCGCGAGATCACCGACATCGCCGGCATCCGGGTGTCGTGCAGCTTCGTCACCGACGCCTACCGGATCTTCGACCTGCTCACCCAGCAGGACGACATCACCATCCGCCGCGTCTCGGACTACATCGCCCAGCCCAAGACGAACGGCTACAAGAGCCTGCACGCCATCGTCGAGGTGCCGGTCTACCTCTCCACCGGGCGTGTCGACGTGCCCGTCGAGGTGCAGCTGCGCACCATCGCCATGGACTTCTGGGCCAGCACCGAGCACAAGATCCACTACAAGTACGACGGCAACGTCCCCGAGGGCCTGCTCACCGAGCTCAAGGACGCCGCGACCAGCGCCGCCGAGCTGGACGCCCGGATGCAGCGGCTGCACCGCGAGCTGCACGGCGGCAGCCCGGAAGCGCGGGCGTAG
- the hisS gene encoding histidine--tRNA ligase, with protein MISPRTPSGVLELLPPEQVAFQRMLDAIRSGYERFGFLPIETPVFERSDVLLTKTGGETERQVYFVQSTGALDKARAEGGDEGLPDLALRFDLTVPLARYVAEHEHQLTFPFRRYQMQRVYRGERPQRGRFREFYQCDVDIIGSGELSVRHDAEAPAIINAIFTDLAIGTFTIQINNRRLLRGFYEDLGITDGDVQAAVLREVDKLDKRGADYLRSTLTGEGFGLADEVVERILSFVQTRSTGHADALARLSEVEAASTGSSALAEGVAELREVLALVRALGVPESNYCLNFSIARGLDYYTGTVYETTLDEHPELGSICSGGRYDDLAGQYTRSRLPGVGISIGLSRLFWQLREAGLIDASAGESTVQVLVPQVDPELLDDQLALASQLRHGGINTEAVLDGGKLGKQLRYADRAGIRFVALLGAQEVADGTVTLKDLRRQDQFTVPRDEVVSALRVELAQPLV; from the coding sequence GTGATCTCCCCGCGCACGCCCTCCGGTGTCCTCGAGCTGCTGCCGCCGGAGCAGGTCGCCTTCCAGAGGATGCTGGACGCGATCCGCTCCGGCTACGAGCGGTTCGGCTTCCTCCCGATCGAGACGCCGGTCTTCGAGCGCTCCGACGTGCTGCTCACCAAGACCGGCGGCGAGACCGAACGCCAGGTCTACTTCGTGCAGTCCACCGGTGCGCTCGACAAGGCGCGCGCCGAGGGCGGCGACGAGGGGCTGCCCGATCTCGCGCTGCGCTTCGACCTCACGGTGCCGCTCGCGCGCTACGTCGCCGAGCACGAGCACCAGCTGACCTTCCCGTTCCGGCGCTACCAGATGCAGCGCGTCTACCGCGGCGAGCGGCCGCAGCGAGGGCGGTTCCGCGAGTTCTACCAGTGCGACGTCGACATCATCGGCTCCGGCGAGCTGTCCGTCCGCCACGACGCCGAGGCGCCGGCGATCATCAACGCGATCTTCACCGACCTGGCGATCGGCACCTTCACCATCCAGATCAACAACCGCCGGCTGCTCCGCGGGTTCTACGAGGACCTGGGCATCACCGACGGCGACGTCCAGGCGGCCGTGCTGCGCGAGGTCGACAAGCTCGACAAGCGGGGCGCCGACTACCTGCGCAGCACCCTGACGGGGGAGGGCTTCGGGCTGGCCGACGAGGTCGTGGAGCGCATCCTGTCGTTCGTGCAGACGCGCTCGACCGGCCACGCGGACGCCCTGGCCCGGCTCTCCGAGGTGGAGGCGGCCTCCACCGGCAGCAGCGCGCTGGCCGAGGGGGTCGCCGAGCTGCGCGAGGTGCTCGCCCTCGTCCGCGCGCTCGGTGTCCCGGAGAGCAACTACTGCCTCAACTTCTCCATCGCCCGCGGGCTGGACTACTACACCGGCACGGTCTACGAGACGACCCTCGACGAGCACCCCGAGCTGGGCTCGATCTGCTCCGGCGGCCGCTACGACGACCTGGCCGGCCAGTACACCCGTTCGCGCCTGCCCGGGGTGGGCATCTCCATCGGGCTGTCCCGGTTGTTCTGGCAGCTGCGCGAGGCGGGTCTCATCGACGCCTCGGCGGGGGAGTCGACCGTGCAGGTGCTCGTGCCCCAGGTCGACCCCGAGCTGCTCGACGACCAGCTCGCGCTCGCCTCCCAGCTGCGGCACGGCGGCATCAACACCGAGGCGGTCCTCGACGGCGGCAAGCTGGGCAAGCAGCTGCGGTATGCCGACCGCGCCGGCATCCGCTTCGTCGCCCTGCTCGGCGCCCAGGAGGTCGCCGACGGCACGGTCACCCTCAAGGACCTGCGCCGCCAGGACCAGTTCACCGTGCCGCGGGACGAGGTCGTCAGCGCGCTGCGGGTCGAGCTGGCCCAGCCCCTGGTCTGA
- a CDS encoding peptidylprolyl isomerase yields MHRRLAPLAASLLLLTACGDGASPGLQLEEEGSDASPAPLSCEEAPEPPADVTTYSPQDLPEPLGGDPATVTATLETTCGDIGLELYAADAPQTVASFAFLAEEGYWQDSPCHRLTTSGIYVLQCGDPTGTGQGGPGYGYGIENAPETGMYPPGTLAMARTQDPDSNGGQFFVVYDDTQLPVEGGGYSIFGRVTEGLDIVEGVAAEGTGSGGGDGAPAQPISILSVTVDD; encoded by the coding sequence GTGCACCGCCGACTCGCGCCCCTCGCCGCCAGCCTCCTCCTGCTCACCGCCTGCGGGGACGGGGCGTCCCCGGGTCTGCAGCTCGAGGAGGAGGGGTCCGACGCCTCCCCGGCGCCCCTGTCGTGCGAGGAGGCCCCGGAGCCGCCCGCCGACGTGACGACCTACTCCCCGCAGGACCTCCCGGAGCCGCTGGGCGGCGACCCGGCGACGGTCACCGCCACGCTGGAGACCACCTGCGGCGACATCGGGCTCGAGCTGTACGCCGCGGACGCGCCCCAGACCGTGGCGTCCTTCGCCTTCCTCGCCGAGGAGGGCTACTGGCAGGACAGCCCGTGCCACCGGCTCACGACCAGCGGGATCTACGTGCTGCAGTGCGGCGACCCCACCGGCACGGGCCAGGGCGGCCCGGGCTACGGCTACGGCATCGAGAACGCCCCGGAGACGGGGATGTACCCACCCGGCACGCTGGCGATGGCCCGCACCCAGGACCCGGACAGCAACGGGGGCCAGTTCTTCGTCGTCTACGACGACACCCAGCTGCCCGTGGAGGGCGGCGGCTACAGCATCTTCGGCCGGGTCACCGAGGGCCTGGACATCGTCGAGGGCGTCGCCGCCGAGGGCACCGGCTCCGGCGGCGGCGACGGCGCCCCCGCCCAGCCGATCAGCATCCTGTCGGTGACCGTCGACGACTGA
- a CDS encoding YerC/YecD family TrpR-related protein, producing MKQRDTHGSALATRARVRADLAHVLAALRDPASVDAFLDDLCTPAEIEALADRWSVVPLLAEGMSYRQIHDVTGVSVTTVGRIARCVEGGAGGYRAALEHRRAHPAGASTA from the coding sequence ATGAAGCAGCGGGACACCCACGGCTCCGCGCTCGCCACCCGTGCCCGGGTGCGGGCCGACCTCGCCCACGTCCTCGCCGCCCTGCGCGACCCCGCGTCCGTGGACGCCTTCCTGGACGACCTGTGCACCCCCGCCGAGATCGAGGCGCTGGCCGACCGCTGGTCGGTGGTGCCCCTGCTCGCCGAGGGGATGTCGTACCGCCAGATCCACGACGTCACCGGCGTCAGCGTGACCACGGTCGGGCGGATCGCCCGGTGCGTGGAGGGTGGCGCCGGCGGGTACCGTGCCGCCCTGGAGCATCGTCGTGCGCACCCGGCGGGCGCCTCCACCGCCTGA
- the hisG gene encoding ATP phosphoribosyltransferase encodes MTPPAQPRERLRVAIQKSGRLGDPARELLASCGLTWRESRDRLFCYGESLPVDLLLVRDDDIPGLIADGVCDLGIVGRNVLVEHGLAREAQGRGVELTEWRQLGWGTCRLDIAIDEEQEWTGPEQLAGLRIATSYPHTLGRWLAEQGVQADPVVLNGSVEIAPRLGQADVVCDLVSTGGTLRANQLTPVTTILHSEAVIAGPGRTLDDGRQEIADLLLRRLDGAVQLKESRLLMLRTARSGLDTVLGLLPEGHEPTVMAVEGRDEVALQMLVHGPVSWARLEDLKRSGAHNLMVLPVEGMLA; translated from the coding sequence ATGACCCCGCCTGCCCAGCCCCGCGAGCGCCTGCGCGTGGCGATCCAGAAGTCCGGCCGCCTCGGCGACCCGGCCCGCGAGCTGCTCGCCTCCTGCGGGCTGACCTGGCGCGAGAGCCGGGACCGGCTGTTCTGCTACGGCGAGAGCCTGCCGGTGGACCTGCTGCTGGTGCGCGACGACGACATCCCCGGGCTCATCGCCGACGGCGTGTGCGACCTCGGCATCGTCGGGCGCAACGTGCTCGTGGAGCACGGGCTGGCCCGGGAGGCCCAGGGTCGCGGCGTCGAGCTCACCGAGTGGCGCCAGCTCGGGTGGGGCACCTGCCGCCTCGACATCGCCATCGACGAGGAGCAGGAGTGGACCGGGCCCGAGCAGCTGGCCGGCCTGCGGATCGCCACGTCCTACCCGCACACCCTGGGCCGGTGGCTGGCCGAGCAGGGCGTGCAGGCCGACCCGGTCGTGCTCAACGGCTCGGTGGAGATCGCCCCCCGCCTGGGCCAGGCCGACGTCGTCTGCGACCTCGTCTCCACGGGCGGCACGCTGCGCGCCAACCAGCTCACCCCGGTGACGACGATCCTGCACAGCGAGGCCGTCATCGCCGGGCCCGGGCGGACCCTGGACGACGGGCGCCAGGAGATCGCCGACCTGCTGCTGCGCCGCCTCGACGGGGCCGTGCAGCTCAAGGAGTCCCGGCTGCTCATGCTGCGCACCGCGCGCAGCGGTCTCGACACCGTCCTCGGGCTGCTGCCCGAGGGCCACGAGCCGACGGTCATGGCGGTGGAGGGGCGCGACGAGGTGGCGCTGCAGATGCTCGTGCACGGCCCGGTGTCGTGGGCCCGGCTCGAGGACCTCAAGCGCTCCGGGGCGCACAACCTCATGGTGCTGCCGGTGGAGGGGATGCTGGCATGA
- the hisD gene encoding histidinol dehydrogenase, producing MNILTWADLDDTQRREALRRGTAAAGPEVTAGVAQILQQVREGGDEALLELTARLDGARPAALRVPVADRDAAAAALDPGLRAAIAEAAGRIRTFHEAGMQQGYAVETAPGVVCRRVVRPIRRVGLYVPAGSAPLPSTALMLGVPAQLAGCPEVVLCTPPRPDGTADPAVLAAAAECGIEDVFVVGGAQAVAAMAYGTASVPACDKLFGPGNAWVTEAKRQVSTAEGGPGIDMPAGPSEVLVIADAGADPEFVAADLLSQAEHGPDSQVVLLTDSPQLASAVAAQVAEQVESLPRADIARKALASSRLVVTADLDQAVEVSNDYAPEHLILALRDAEDWVGRIDRAGSVFLGDHTPETLGDYCSGTNHVLPTAGAARFTGGVNVAAFQIAMTVQQATPRGLAAVGPCAVTLSEAEALHAHQRAVTRRLARLPEGAAT from the coding sequence ATGAACATCCTCACCTGGGCCGACCTCGACGACACCCAGCGACGCGAGGCGCTGCGGCGCGGGACCGCGGCCGCCGGGCCGGAGGTCACCGCCGGCGTCGCCCAGATCCTGCAGCAGGTGCGCGAGGGCGGGGACGAGGCGCTGCTCGAGCTCACCGCGCGCCTGGACGGAGCCCGTCCCGCCGCGCTGCGGGTCCCCGTCGCCGACCGGGACGCCGCGGCCGCCGCGCTGGACCCCGGGCTGCGCGCCGCGATCGCCGAGGCGGCCGGCCGCATCCGCACCTTCCACGAGGCCGGCATGCAGCAGGGGTATGCCGTCGAGACCGCCCCCGGTGTCGTCTGCCGGCGGGTGGTGCGCCCGATCCGCCGGGTCGGCCTCTACGTCCCCGCGGGGTCGGCCCCGCTGCCCAGCACGGCGCTCATGCTGGGCGTCCCCGCCCAGCTCGCGGGCTGCCCCGAGGTCGTGCTCTGCACGCCGCCGCGGCCCGACGGCACCGCCGACCCGGCCGTCCTGGCGGCGGCGGCCGAGTGCGGCATCGAGGACGTCTTCGTCGTCGGGGGAGCCCAGGCGGTGGCCGCGATGGCCTACGGCACCGCCTCGGTCCCGGCCTGCGACAAGCTCTTCGGGCCGGGCAACGCGTGGGTGACCGAGGCCAAGCGGCAGGTGAGCACCGCGGAGGGCGGCCCCGGCATCGACATGCCGGCCGGTCCCTCCGAGGTGCTCGTCATCGCCGACGCGGGCGCCGACCCCGAGTTCGTCGCGGCCGACCTGCTCTCGCAGGCCGAGCACGGCCCGGACAGCCAGGTCGTCCTGCTCACCGACAGCCCGCAGCTCGCGTCCGCCGTCGCCGCCCAGGTCGCCGAGCAGGTCGAGTCGCTGCCGCGGGCCGACATCGCCCGCAAGGCGCTGGCGTCCTCCCGCCTCGTCGTCACCGCCGACCTCGACCAGGCGGTCGAGGTGTCCAACGACTACGCCCCCGAGCACCTCATCCTGGCCCTGCGCGACGCCGAGGACTGGGTGGGCCGCATCGACCGGGCCGGGTCGGTCTTCCTCGGCGACCACACGCCGGAGACGCTGGGCGACTACTGCTCGGGCACCAACCACGTGCTCCCCACGGCCGGCGCGGCGCGCTTCACCGGCGGGGTCAACGTCGCCGCCTTCCAGATCGCCATGACCGTCCAGCAGGCCACGCCCCGGGGGCTGGCCGCGGTGGGGCCCTGCGCGGTGACCCTGTCCGAGGCCGAGGCGCTGCACGCCCACCAGCGCGCGGTGACCCGTCGCCTCGCCCGGCTCCCCGAGGGGGCGGCGACATGA
- the hisC gene encoding histidinol-phosphate transaminase, translating to MSPARGELAFPTDLLRPDLRGFAGYSSARTSTPTGAADRIWLNANESGVANPADASGASRRYPDPQPAELVEAFADLWATTPDRVVVGRGSDEAIELLVRSLCRPGGDGVVVTSPTFGMYAVSARLHGVPVVDVPQVDDGLRWHVDTAAVARAAREHGARVVFLASPGNPTGSVVPLREVARLAEELADQAVVVVDEAYGEFAAQRSAVTLLEEHPTLVVLRTLSKAHALAGARVGIALAHPDLTAVLRRVQAPYPLPEPVTRLALQALAPQARQATGEHVGDVLRLRDEVGRWLRDLPEVRTVYASEANFFLVRCDDPDALLHTLDTAGIVVRDMRHLPGLDDALRITIGTGPEMRTLRGALAGPADDTTAAPGPAGGRAPTETPTPTEETPA from the coding sequence ATGAGCCCGGCACGCGGGGAGCTGGCCTTCCCCACCGACCTCCTGCGGCCCGACCTGCGCGGCTTCGCCGGCTACTCCTCGGCCCGCACCAGCACCCCCACCGGCGCGGCGGACCGCATCTGGCTCAACGCCAACGAGTCCGGCGTCGCCAACCCCGCCGACGCCTCGGGGGCCTCGCGGCGCTACCCGGACCCCCAGCCCGCCGAGCTCGTCGAGGCGTTCGCCGACCTGTGGGCGACCACCCCCGACCGGGTCGTCGTCGGACGTGGCAGCGACGAGGCGATCGAGCTGCTCGTGCGCAGCCTGTGCCGCCCCGGCGGGGACGGCGTCGTCGTCACCTCCCCGACCTTCGGGATGTATGCCGTGTCCGCCCGGCTGCACGGCGTGCCCGTCGTCGACGTGCCGCAGGTCGACGACGGCCTGCGCTGGCACGTCGACACCGCCGCCGTCGCCCGCGCGGCCCGGGAGCACGGCGCCCGCGTCGTCTTCCTCGCCTCGCCCGGCAACCCGACCGGGTCGGTGGTGCCGCTGCGCGAGGTCGCCCGGCTCGCCGAGGAGCTCGCCGACCAGGCGGTCGTCGTGGTCGACGAGGCCTACGGCGAGTTCGCCGCGCAGCGCTCGGCCGTGACCCTGCTCGAGGAGCACCCCACGCTGGTCGTCCTGCGCACCCTGTCCAAGGCGCACGCCCTGGCCGGCGCCCGCGTCGGCATCGCGCTGGCGCACCCCGACCTCACCGCGGTGCTGCGTCGGGTGCAGGCGCCCTACCCGCTGCCGGAGCCGGTGACGAGGCTCGCGCTGCAGGCCCTGGCCCCGCAGGCCCGGCAGGCGACGGGGGAGCACGTCGGCGACGTGCTGCGCCTGCGGGACGAGGTCGGGCGGTGGCTGCGCGACCTGCCCGAGGTGCGCACCGTCTACGCCAGCGAGGCCAACTTCTTCCTGGTCCGGTGCGACGACCCGGACGCGCTGCTGCATACCCTGGACACCGCCGGGATCGTGGTGCGCGACATGCGCCACCTGCCCGGCCTGGACGACGCGCTGCGCATCACCATCGGCACCGGCCCGGAGATGCGGACCCTGCGCGGCGCCCTGGCCGGTCCCGCCGACGACACCACCGCGGCACCCGGCCCGGCCGGCGGCCGCGCGCCGACCGAGACCCCCACCCCGACCGAGGAGACCCCCGCATGA
- the hisB gene encoding bifunctional histidinol-phosphatase/imidazoleglycerol-phosphate dehydratase HisB: MSPRPICFVDRDGTIITEPHDHQVDALEKVAFVDGVIPALLRIQAAGFDLVMVSNQDGLGTESFPQADFDAAHGLVMQVLGSQGVTFRDVFVDPHHAGPDAPWTRKPGIGMVVHLLKDRGVDWERSVMVGDRETDREFGDNLGIRTYLLPGDDWAQIAHELADAPRTARVERATSETSITVEVDLDATGGSEISTGIGFYDHMLDQLAKHGGFRMRVACSGDLHIDDHHTVEDVALAVGEAIRTALGDKRGIGRYGFTLPMDEAQATAALDLSGRPYFAYEGSFERESVGDFSTEMVEHFWRSFADAMRCTLHLSVTGSNTHHMIEVGFKAVARALRMGIARQGDSAELPSTKGVL, from the coding sequence ATGAGCCCCCGCCCGATCTGCTTCGTCGACCGCGACGGCACGATCATCACCGAGCCGCACGACCACCAGGTGGACGCGCTCGAGAAGGTGGCCTTCGTCGACGGGGTCATCCCCGCCCTGCTGCGGATCCAGGCGGCCGGGTTCGACCTCGTCATGGTGAGCAACCAGGACGGCCTGGGCACGGAGTCCTTCCCCCAGGCCGACTTCGACGCCGCGCACGGCCTGGTCATGCAGGTCCTCGGCAGCCAGGGCGTCACCTTCCGGGACGTCTTCGTCGACCCGCACCACGCGGGCCCGGACGCGCCGTGGACCCGCAAGCCCGGCATCGGCATGGTCGTGCACCTGCTCAAGGACCGCGGCGTCGACTGGGAGCGCTCGGTCATGGTCGGCGACCGGGAGACCGACCGGGAGTTCGGCGACAACCTCGGCATCCGCACCTACCTGCTGCCGGGGGACGACTGGGCGCAGATCGCGCACGAGCTCGCCGACGCCCCGCGCACCGCCCGGGTGGAACGGGCGACCTCCGAGACCAGCATCACCGTCGAGGTGGACCTCGACGCGACCGGGGGCAGCGAGATCTCCACCGGCATCGGCTTCTACGACCACATGCTCGACCAGCTGGCCAAGCACGGCGGCTTCCGGATGCGGGTCGCCTGCAGCGGTGACCTGCACATCGACGACCACCACACCGTCGAGGACGTCGCCCTCGCGGTCGGCGAGGCGATCCGGACGGCGCTGGGCGACAAGCGGGGCATCGGCCGCTACGGCTTCACCCTGCCGATGGACGAGGCCCAGGCCACCGCGGCGCTCGACCTGTCCGGGCGGCCCTACTTCGCCTACGAGGGCAGCTTCGAGCGGGAGAGCGTCGGCGACTTCTCCACCGAGATGGTCGAGCACTTCTGGCGCTCCTTCGCCGACGCCATGCGCTGCACCCTGCACCTGTCGGTGACCGGCAGCAACACCCACCACATGATCGAGGTCGGCTTCAAGGCGGTCGCCCGCGCGCTGCGGATGGGCATCGCCCGGCAGGGGGACTCGGCCGAGCTGCCCTCGACCAAGGGCGTCCTGTGA
- the hisH gene encoding imidazole glycerol phosphate synthase subunit HisH, with amino-acid sequence MRVALVDGGGTNIGSVSYALERLGATSRLTADAGDILAADRVILPGVGAAGAGMRRLRELGLVDVLHQVEAPLLGVCLGMQLLFERSAEDGGVETLGLVPGEVRGIPPRPGVRVPHMGWNSLVDLVEDPLLIGIEEGERAYFVHSYAAPAGASTLAATEHGGRWSAVVRSGRRWGAQFHPERSAGLGARFLRNFLHEVER; translated from the coding sequence GTGAGGGTCGCGCTCGTCGACGGCGGCGGCACCAACATCGGCTCGGTCAGCTACGCCCTCGAACGTCTCGGCGCGACGAGCCGGCTCACCGCCGACGCCGGCGACATCCTGGCGGCGGACCGGGTCATCCTCCCCGGCGTCGGCGCCGCCGGGGCGGGCATGCGCCGGCTGCGCGAGCTCGGGCTCGTCGACGTGCTGCACCAGGTGGAGGCTCCGCTGCTCGGGGTGTGCCTGGGGATGCAGCTGCTCTTCGAGCGCTCCGCCGAGGACGGCGGTGTCGAGACCCTCGGTCTCGTCCCGGGCGAGGTGCGCGGCATACCGCCCCGTCCTGGCGTCCGGGTGCCGCACATGGGCTGGAACTCCCTGGTCGACCTCGTCGAGGACCCGCTGCTCATTGGGATCGAGGAGGGTGAGCGGGCCTACTTCGTCCACTCCTACGCCGCGCCGGCCGGGGCGTCCACGCTGGCCGCGACCGAGCACGGGGGCCGGTGGAGCGCGGTGGTGCGCTCCGGCCGGCGGTGGGGCGCGCAGTTCCACCCGGAGCGGTCTGCCGGGCTCGGGGCGAGGTTTCTGCGAAACTTCCTCCACGAGGTCGAACGATGA
- the hisA gene encoding 1-(5-phosphoribosyl)-5-[(5-phosphoribosylamino)methylideneamino]imidazole-4-carboxamide isomerase, with product MAPAADTGEIHVTHTGPFTVYPAIDVRGGAVVRLLRGDYDQETRYTDNPVAVAENYARSGAAWLHLVDLDAARAGGYTLGETLTRIVETTGLRVQTGGGARSLEDVQQLLDAGAERVVVGSLAVREPETVAGWLDHLGPDRITVALDTRIGEDGRWVLPTSGWTSVGEQDLTTTLHHYQGSGLRHVLCTDIGRDGTLSGPNFHLYTMLTRSNPALQVQASGGARSVDDVRAAKKHGCAGIILGKALLEGRLTVGDAVQEEQV from the coding sequence ATGGCCCCCGCAGCCGACACCGGAGAGATCCACGTGACCCACACCGGACCGTTCACCGTCTACCCCGCGATCGACGTGCGCGGCGGGGCCGTGGTCCGCCTGCTCCGGGGCGACTACGACCAGGAGACCCGCTACACCGACAACCCGGTGGCGGTCGCCGAGAACTACGCCCGCTCCGGCGCCGCCTGGCTGCACCTCGTCGACCTCGACGCGGCTCGGGCCGGGGGCTACACCCTCGGCGAGACGCTCACGAGGATCGTCGAGACCACCGGGCTGCGGGTGCAGACCGGGGGAGGGGCGCGCAGCCTCGAGGACGTCCAGCAGCTGCTCGACGCCGGGGCCGAGCGGGTCGTCGTCGGCTCGCTGGCGGTGCGGGAGCCGGAGACGGTCGCGGGGTGGCTGGACCACCTCGGCCCGGACCGCATCACCGTCGCCCTCGACACGAGGATCGGCGAGGACGGGCGCTGGGTGCTGCCGACCTCCGGCTGGACGTCGGTGGGCGAGCAGGACCTCACGACCACCCTGCACCACTACCAGGGCTCCGGGCTGCGCCACGTGCTGTGCACCGACATCGGCCGCGACGGGACCCTCTCGGGCCCCAACTTCCACCTCTACACGATGCTCACCCGGTCCAACCCGGCGCTGCAGGTCCAGGCCTCGGGCGGGGCGCGGTCCGTGGACGACGTCCGCGCGGCCAAGAAGCACGGATGCGCCGGGATCATCCTCGGCAAGGCGCTGCTCGAGGGCCGGCTCACCGTCGGCGACGCGGTCCAGGAGGAGCAGGTATGA
- the hisF gene encoding imidazole glycerol phosphate synthase subunit HisF, producing the protein MTLARRIIPCLDVREGRVVKGTRFRDHRDMGDIVELARRYAASGADELVFYDITASPEGRGVDVGWVERVARSIDIPFCVAGGIRSVSTARAVLHAGADKVSVNTPATQRPELVGELAEAFGVQCVVVGVDSLRDADGHWRIRQFTGSPDATRALEVTTLDWVRRVVDLGAGEVVLNCMGSDGVRDGYDLEQLAAVRAQCPVPLVASGGAGTPQHFVDVFREADVDGALAATVFHDGSIPIPALKQTLAQAGVEVRLDASPTPTQEAS; encoded by the coding sequence ATGACGCTCGCCCGCCGCATCATCCCCTGCCTCGACGTCCGCGAGGGCCGGGTGGTCAAGGGCACCCGCTTCCGCGACCACCGGGACATGGGCGACATCGTCGAGCTCGCCCGGCGCTACGCCGCCTCGGGCGCCGACGAGCTCGTCTTCTACGACATCACCGCCAGCCCGGAGGGGCGGGGCGTCGACGTCGGCTGGGTGGAGCGGGTCGCCCGCAGCATCGACATCCCCTTCTGCGTCGCCGGCGGGATCCGCTCGGTGTCGACCGCACGGGCCGTCCTGCACGCGGGGGCCGACAAGGTCTCGGTCAACACCCCCGCCACGCAACGCCCCGAGCTGGTGGGCGAGCTCGCCGAGGCCTTCGGGGTCCAGTGCGTGGTCGTCGGCGTCGACAGCCTGCGCGACGCGGACGGCCACTGGCGGATCCGGCAGTTCACCGGCAGCCCGGACGCCACGCGGGCGCTGGAGGTGACGACCCTGGACTGGGTCCGCCGGGTCGTCGACCTGGGGGCGGGCGAGGTGGTGCTCAACTGCATGGGCTCGGACGGCGTCCGCGACGGCTACGACCTCGAGCAGCTGGCGGCCGTGCGCGCGCAGTGCCCGGTGCCGCTCGTGGCCAGCGGGGGTGCGGGGACGCCGCAGCACTTCGTCGACGTCTTCCGCGAGGCCGACGTCGACGGCGCCCTCGCCGCCACCGTCTTCCACGACGGGTCCATCCCCATCCCCGCGCTCAAGCAGACCCTGGCGCAGGCCGGCGTCGAGGTGCGCCTGGACGCGTCCCCCACCCCCACGCAGGAGGCCTCGTGA